From the genome of Nicotiana sylvestris chromosome 2, ASM39365v2, whole genome shotgun sequence, one region includes:
- the LOC138884087 gene encoding uncharacterized protein produces MILRENASLDEIKVGSVFDKKKSIINCFSNIAIKGHFEFKVARSSSTRYSLKCNDDRCGWCVRAFRIKDSTLFKIVKIEKKHDCSINNMKVDQRHATSKLISGYIIDNLRDPRFEVILAFVMAEMQKLHGLDIGFVYMFYAYGSSISVSNDANNQIFPLAFGIAESENNNSYEWYFSQLRNAIGSCENLIFLSDMHQAIAYGIAKVYPESHHGICIYHLEQNLKRRKVKSEVIKLFQSAARVYRRKEFDLYMSDIAKVDKKTYDNLMEEPPERWARSCSPR; encoded by the exons aTGATATTAAGAGAAAATGCTTCATTGGATGAAATAAAAGTGGGATCAGTATTTGACAAAAAGAAGAGTATAATTAACTGTTTTTCGAATATAGCAATTAAAGGACATTTTGAATTCAAGGTTGCTAGATCAAGCTCAACAAGATATTCGTTGAAATGTAATGATGATAGGTGTGGGTGGTGTGTGCGTGCTTTCAGAATTAAAGATTCAACACTGTTCAAGATagtaaagattgagaaaaagcatgACTGCTCTATTAACAATATGAAAGTTGATCAAAGGCATGCAACTTCAAAGTTGATTAGTGGTTACATTATCGACAATCTTCGAGACCCAAGGTTTGAAGTTATACTAGCTTTTGTCATGGCAGAGATGCAAAAATTGCATGGACTAGACATTGG gtttgtttatatgttttatGCATATGGATCATCAATATCTG TTTCAAATGATGCAAATAACCAAATTTTTCCACTAGCCTTTGGAATAGCAGAATCTGAAAATAACAATTCCTATGAGTGGTACTTTAGTCAGCTTCGCAATGCAATTGGGAGCTgtgagaatttaatttttttatcagaCATGCATCAAGCTATTGCATATGGCATTGCAAAGGTATATCCTGAAAGCCATCATGGGATTTGCATCTATCATTTGGAGCAGAACCTAAAGCGAAGGAAAGTGAAAAGTGAGGTCATAAAACTTTTTCAAAGTGCTGCAAGAGTATACAGGCGCAAAGAATTTGATCTATACATGTCAGATATAGCAAAAGTAGATAAGAAGACTTATGACAACTTGATGGAAGAACCACCGGAAAGGTGGGCACGTTCTTGTAGTCCACGATGA